The following are encoded together in the Streptomyces rapamycinicus NRRL 5491 genome:
- a CDS encoding NAD(P)H-binding protein, with the protein MPDPPILVTGAAGSTGAVGRTVVEELRRRGLPVRAMVHREDERAEALRATGAEVVAGDLTRAPDVARVLDGCGRMYFGMSVSPKYLEATVTTAAVARDYARLDALVNMSQMTVSQMDLSSTSESTQQREHWLAEQALNWSGLPVTHLRPTVFLENPLFTAFVYRSIAEEGTIRLPFGTGRTSPVAARDVAAVVAAILVDPSSHIGRTYHLTGPASVDMTTMAGEFADALGRPVAYVDVSYEAWVNHDLKALDLPDHLFDHLATMARLHAENRYDRWTDDIETITGRPATGVREYVREHPGMFTK; encoded by the coding sequence ATGCCCGATCCACCGATCCTGGTGACCGGCGCCGCGGGCAGTACCGGGGCGGTCGGCCGTACCGTGGTGGAGGAGCTGCGCCGCCGCGGGCTGCCCGTGCGCGCCATGGTCCACCGGGAGGACGAGCGGGCCGAGGCCCTGCGCGCCACGGGCGCGGAGGTGGTGGCGGGCGATCTGACCCGCGCCCCGGACGTGGCCCGCGTGCTGGACGGCTGCGGGCGGATGTACTTCGGCATGAGCGTGTCGCCGAAGTATCTGGAGGCGACGGTGACCACGGCGGCGGTCGCCCGCGACTACGCGCGGCTGGACGCGCTGGTCAACATGTCGCAGATGACGGTCTCCCAGATGGACCTCTCCAGCACCTCGGAGTCCACGCAGCAGCGGGAGCACTGGCTGGCGGAGCAGGCGCTCAACTGGTCCGGACTGCCCGTCACCCACCTCCGGCCCACCGTCTTCCTGGAGAATCCGCTCTTCACGGCCTTCGTCTACCGCTCCATCGCCGAGGAGGGCACGATCCGGCTGCCGTTCGGCACCGGGCGCACCTCCCCGGTCGCGGCGCGGGACGTCGCCGCGGTGGTGGCGGCGATCCTGGTGGACCCCTCCTCGCACATCGGCAGGACCTACCACCTGACCGGCCCGGCCTCCGTCGACATGACCACCATGGCCGGGGAGTTCGCCGACGCGCTGGGCCGGCCGGTCGCCTATGTGGACGTCTCCTACGAGGCCTGGGTCAACCACGACCTGAAGGCGCTGGACCTGCCCGACCACCTCTTCGACCACCTCGCCACGATGGCGCGGCTGCACGCGGAGAACCGCTACGACCGCTGGACCGACGACATCGAGACGATCACGGGAAGGCCCGCGACCGGGGTGCGGGAGTACGTCCGCGAGCACCCCGGGATGTTCACGAAATGA
- a CDS encoding xanthine dehydrogenase family protein molybdopterin-binding subunit: MSDVTARPRAIGVPMDRIDGVQKVTGTATYAYEWPLDQPVYLYPLQSTIAAGRVTGVDGALAEAEPGVLAVLSHLNAPTLTRPEDPELAVLQSDEVAWRGQFIGAVVAESLETARRAAGLVRVDYESRPPDVELRADRGDLYSPVHAATFGSGGGELQDGSPADSVLGDVDTALAASPTMVDVTYSTPMYHNNPMEPHTAVVTWLDGELTVRCSTQGASMSQALISGVLGLEPGRVRVISPHVGGAFGSKVYPHSYAVLAAMAARMVRRPVKFSLTRQQMFALVGYRPASIQRIRLGAGRDGRLTALCHEVIEQTAKAKGYAEQVGVCSRMMYAAPHRRTTHRLAPLDVPVPTIMRAPGEAQGMFALESALDEMAIACGLDPVEFRIRNEPEVHPESGLPFSSRHLTECLREGARRAGWDHRDPVPRSRREGRWLVGTGVAASTYPSPRFPGNAATIRLAPDGHYTVRIAAADLGTGTWTALTQIAADALSVPVGQVEMRIGDTALPAASVAGFSAGINSWGTAIWEAADRLRARLQAEHGGIAPSEGLEVTAELPGGNPEAERFAMHSFGAQFAEVRVDEDTGEVRVARLLGMFDVGRVINPKTARSQLIGGMTQGISMALYEHSVLDPRFGHVVNQDFAQYHIASAADVHSVEAHWVDESDPYTNPMGAKGLGEVGITGTAAAIANAVHHATGVRIRELPITLDKLVS; encoded by the coding sequence ATGAGCGACGTCACGGCACGCCCCCGCGCCATCGGCGTCCCGATGGACCGTATCGACGGTGTGCAGAAGGTCACCGGCACCGCCACCTACGCCTATGAATGGCCCCTCGACCAGCCCGTCTATCTGTATCCGCTGCAGTCCACGATCGCCGCCGGGCGGGTCACCGGAGTGGACGGCGCGCTCGCGGAGGCGGAGCCGGGGGTGCTGGCGGTGCTCAGCCATCTCAACGCGCCCACGCTGACCCGGCCGGAGGATCCGGAGCTCGCGGTGCTCCAGTCCGACGAGGTCGCCTGGCGCGGCCAGTTCATCGGGGCGGTGGTGGCCGAGAGCCTGGAGACCGCGCGCCGCGCGGCGGGGCTCGTCCGCGTGGACTACGAGAGCCGGCCCCCCGATGTGGAGCTGCGCGCCGACCGCGGCGACCTCTACTCCCCGGTGCACGCAGCGACCTTCGGCTCGGGCGGCGGGGAGCTCCAGGACGGCTCGCCCGCCGACAGTGTGCTCGGGGACGTCGATACGGCGCTGGCGGCCTCGCCGACCATGGTGGACGTCACGTACTCCACGCCGATGTACCACAACAACCCGATGGAGCCGCACACCGCCGTGGTCACCTGGCTGGACGGGGAGCTGACCGTGCGCTGCTCCACCCAGGGCGCCTCCATGAGCCAGGCCCTGATCTCCGGGGTGCTGGGTCTCGAGCCGGGACGGGTGCGGGTGATCTCCCCGCATGTCGGGGGCGCGTTCGGCTCGAAGGTCTACCCCCACTCGTACGCCGTGCTCGCCGCGATGGCGGCCCGGATGGTCCGGCGGCCGGTCAAGTTCTCGCTGACCCGGCAGCAGATGTTCGCCCTGGTGGGCTACCGCCCGGCGTCGATCCAGCGGATCCGGCTGGGCGCCGGCCGGGACGGCAGGCTGACCGCGCTCTGCCACGAGGTGATCGAGCAGACCGCCAAGGCCAAGGGGTACGCGGAGCAGGTGGGCGTCTGCTCCCGGATGATGTACGCGGCGCCGCACCGGCGCACCACCCACCGGCTGGCCCCGCTGGATGTCCCGGTGCCGACGATCATGCGGGCGCCGGGCGAGGCGCAGGGGATGTTCGCGCTGGAGTCGGCGCTGGACGAGATGGCGATCGCCTGTGGTCTCGACCCGGTGGAGTTCCGGATCCGCAATGAGCCGGAGGTGCATCCGGAGTCCGGGCTGCCGTTCTCCAGCCGCCATCTGACGGAGTGTCTGCGCGAGGGCGCCCGCCGGGCCGGCTGGGACCACCGCGACCCGGTTCCCCGGTCGCGGCGCGAGGGCCGCTGGCTGGTGGGCACCGGCGTGGCCGCCTCGACGTACCCCTCCCCCCGCTTCCCCGGCAACGCGGCCACGATCCGGCTCGCCCCGGACGGCCACTACACGGTCCGGATCGCCGCCGCCGACCTGGGCACCGGCACCTGGACGGCGCTCACCCAGATCGCCGCGGACGCGCTGAGCGTCCCGGTCGGGCAGGTGGAGATGCGGATCGGGGACACGGCGCTGCCTGCCGCGTCGGTCGCCGGGTTCTCGGCGGGCATCAACAGCTGGGGCACCGCGATCTGGGAGGCTGCGGACCGGCTGCGGGCCCGGCTGCAGGCCGAGCACGGCGGTATCGCGCCGTCGGAGGGGCTGGAGGTCACCGCGGAGCTGCCCGGCGGCAATCCGGAGGCCGAGCGCTTCGCGATGCACAGCTTCGGCGCCCAGTTCGCCGAGGTACGGGTGGACGAGGACACCGGCGAGGTGCGGGTGGCGCGACTGCTGGGCATGTTCGACGTGGGCCGGGTCATCAACCCCAAGACGGCCCGCTCCCAGCTGATCGGCGGAATGACCCAGGGCATCTCGATGGCGCTGTACGAACACAGCGTGCTGGACCCGCGGTTCGGCCATGTGGTCAACCAGGACTTCGCCCAGTACCACATCGCCTCCGCCGCCGATGTCCACTCGGTCGAGGCCCACTGGGTGGACGAGTCCGATCCGTACACCAACCCCATGGGGGCCAAGGGCCTCGGCGAGGTGGGCATCACGGGCACCGCGGCGGCCATCGCCAACGCCGTGCACCACGCCACCGGTGTCCGGATCCGCGAACTGCCCATCACCCTCGACAAGTTGGTGTCCTAG
- a CDS encoding FAD binding domain-containing protein has product MKPFRYERADEVPAAVATLVREPEAAYLAGGTNLVDLMRLEVTTPEVLIDVRRLTSDRIEELPDGGLRIGAAVPNSDLAADQRVRRRYPVLSQALLSGASGQLRNLATTGGNLLQRTRCPYFQNVTTPCNKRIPGSGCSAMEGYQRDMAILGASPVCVATHPSDMAVALAALDAVVTVTGPAAERRIPLTRLHRLPEDAPDRDTVLERGELITGVELPPPHSATRSRYRKVRDRASYAFALVSVAAALEVTDGAVRDARIALGGVAHKPWRATTAEAMLRGAPATRESFVDAAAAELAAARPLAGNAFKVPLARNTMVSTLLELLEEAR; this is encoded by the coding sequence ATGAAGCCCTTTCGCTACGAACGCGCCGATGAGGTGCCGGCGGCCGTCGCCACCCTGGTGAGGGAGCCCGAGGCGGCCTATCTGGCCGGGGGCACCAATCTGGTCGATCTGATGCGTCTTGAGGTGACGACCCCGGAGGTGCTGATCGACGTCCGGCGGCTCACCTCGGACCGGATCGAGGAACTGCCCGACGGGGGGCTGCGGATCGGCGCGGCGGTGCCCAACAGCGATCTGGCCGCCGACCAGCGGGTCCGGCGGCGCTATCCGGTGCTCTCCCAGGCGCTGCTCTCGGGCGCCTCGGGCCAGCTGCGCAACCTCGCCACCACCGGCGGCAATCTGCTCCAGCGCACCCGCTGCCCGTACTTCCAGAACGTCACCACCCCCTGCAACAAGCGCATACCGGGCTCGGGCTGCTCGGCGATGGAGGGCTATCAGCGCGATATGGCGATCCTGGGCGCCTCCCCCGTCTGTGTGGCCACCCACCCCTCCGACATGGCCGTCGCGCTGGCCGCGCTGGACGCGGTGGTGACGGTGACCGGCCCGGCCGCCGAGCGGCGGATCCCGCTGACCCGGCTGCACCGGCTGCCGGAGGACGCCCCCGACCGCGACACCGTCCTGGAGCGCGGTGAGCTGATCACCGGAGTGGAGCTGCCGCCCCCGCACTCCGCGACCCGCTCCCGCTACCGCAAGGTGCGCGACCGCGCCTCGTACGCCTTCGCGCTGGTCTCGGTCGCCGCCGCGCTGGAGGTCACCGACGGGGCGGTACGAGATGCGCGCATCGCGCTGGGCGGAGTGGCGCACAAGCCCTGGCGGGCCACCACGGCCGAGGCGATGCTGCGCGGCGCGCCCGCCACCCGGGAGAGCTTCGTGGACGCGGCCGCCGCCGAACTGGCCGCGGCGCGGCCGCTGGCGGGCAACGCCTTCAAGGTCCCGCTCGCCCGCAACACGATGGTCAGCACCCTGCTGGAGCTGCTGGAGGAGGCGCGATGA
- a CDS encoding (2Fe-2S)-binding protein yields MDLEIELRVDGTEHRLTVDTRTTLLDALREQLGNTSPKKGCDHGQCGACTLLLDGRRILGCLALAVAHQGADIVTAAGLTDGELHPLQRSFIAHDAFQCGYCTPGQIVSAAGMLQEAGNGWPSAVSKDPGATDVVLDDEEIAERMSGNLCRCAAYANIVPAIAEVAHR; encoded by the coding sequence ATGGACCTCGAGATCGAGCTCCGGGTGGACGGGACCGAGCACCGCCTCACCGTCGACACCCGTACGACACTGCTGGACGCCCTGCGCGAACAGTTGGGGAACACCAGCCCCAAGAAGGGCTGCGACCACGGACAGTGCGGCGCCTGCACCCTGCTGCTCGACGGCCGCCGGATCCTCGGCTGCCTCGCACTGGCCGTCGCCCACCAGGGCGCGGACATCGTCACGGCGGCCGGGCTCACCGACGGTGAGCTGCATCCGCTCCAGCGGTCGTTCATCGCCCATGACGCCTTCCAGTGCGGCTACTGCACACCCGGTCAGATCGTCTCGGCGGCCGGGATGCTCCAGGAGGCCGGGAACGGCTGGCCCAGCGCCGTGAGCAAGGATCCGGGCGCCACCGATGTGGTGCTCGACGACGAGGAGATCGCCGAGCGGATGAGCGGCAATCTGTGCCGCTGCGCCGCGTACGCGAACATCGTCCCGGCGATCGCGGAGGTGGCGCACCGATGA
- the ribA gene encoding GTP cyclohydrolase II: MTESDGVFDVDTRTSGVERVVNVRLATKHGDFLAIGYRDLVRGDEQIALVYGDVGGEEALTRLHSECLTGDAFGSRHCECGDQLSAALKAIAAEGRGVLVYLRGHEGRGIGLLAKLQAMKLQSEGLDTVEANLALGLPADARDYKVAADVLHDLEVRSVRLLSNNPQKRDALLRHGVRVSEQVPLLMTPHKENLPYLLTKRDRMDHYLPHLEAVIQRT; the protein is encoded by the coding sequence ATGACAGAAAGTGATGGCGTGTTCGATGTCGACACCCGCACCTCGGGTGTCGAACGAGTGGTGAATGTCCGGCTGGCCACGAAGCATGGCGACTTTCTCGCGATCGGCTATCGGGACCTCGTGCGCGGTGATGAACAAATAGCGCTGGTATACGGCGATGTCGGCGGGGAGGAAGCGCTTACCCGGCTGCATTCCGAGTGCCTCACCGGAGACGCGTTCGGCTCCCGTCACTGCGAGTGCGGCGACCAGCTGTCCGCCGCGCTGAAGGCGATCGCGGCCGAAGGCCGGGGCGTTCTGGTGTATCTGAGAGGCCATGAGGGGCGCGGGATCGGGCTGCTCGCCAAGCTCCAGGCGATGAAGCTCCAGTCCGAGGGGCTGGACACCGTCGAGGCCAACCTCGCCCTCGGCCTGCCGGCGGACGCCCGTGACTACAAGGTGGCTGCGGATGTGCTGCACGACCTCGAGGTGCGTTCCGTACGGCTGCTGTCCAACAACCCCCAGAAGCGGGACGCGCTGCTGCGGCACGGCGTCCGGGTCAGCGAGCAGGTGCCGCTGCTGATGACTCCGCACAAGGAGAACCTCCCGTATCTGCTCACCAAGCGGGATCGCATGGACCACTATCTGCCCCATCTGGAAGCCGTGATCCAGCGCACCTGA
- a CDS encoding creatininase family protein: MSGSGTRPQAGMVLPTRTTEEVRADRVDVAVLPVGSFEQHGAFLPLVTDTVIACTVAAEIAAAYPVLQLPPVTVSCSHEHAAWPGTVSISAATLYAVVRDIADSLRRSGIRGLILVNGHGGNYVLRNIVQESAGTDFRMALFPGSADWETARTRAGVRTPANSDMHAGELETSILLYAHPELVRPGHETSDWISDDRKHLLTLGMSAYTESGVVGRPSRASADKGKELLAGLVDCFAEYLSLVGAEKEA, translated from the coding sequence ATGAGCGGTTCGGGAACGCGCCCGCAGGCCGGCATGGTGTTGCCGACACGGACGACGGAGGAAGTGCGGGCCGACCGGGTCGATGTCGCCGTTCTTCCCGTAGGCAGCTTCGAACAACACGGCGCATTTCTCCCACTGGTGACCGACACGGTCATCGCCTGCACGGTCGCAGCTGAGATCGCGGCCGCGTATCCGGTGCTCCAACTGCCCCCGGTGACGGTCTCCTGCTCCCATGAACACGCCGCCTGGCCAGGGACGGTGTCGATATCCGCGGCCACCCTCTACGCCGTCGTCCGCGATATCGCGGACTCACTCAGGCGCTCGGGTATACGCGGTCTGATTCTGGTGAACGGACACGGCGGAAATTATGTACTGCGCAACATCGTGCAGGAATCCGCGGGCACTGACTTCCGCATGGCGCTATTCCCCGGATCGGCCGACTGGGAGACCGCCAGGACACGCGCCGGAGTACGCACCCCGGCCAACAGCGATATGCACGCGGGCGAACTGGAGACATCGATCCTCCTGTATGCCCATCCGGAACTCGTACGGCCCGGTCATGAAACCTCCGACTGGATATCCGACGATCGGAAACATCTGCTCACCCTCGGTATGTCCGCCTATACCGAGTCCGGGGTCGTCGGCCGTCCGTCCAGGGCATCCGCGGACAAGGGAAAGGAACTCCTGGCCGGGCTCGTCGACTGCTTCGCCGAGTATCTTTCCCTGGTCGGTGCCGAGAAGGAGGCGTGA
- a CDS encoding class I SAM-dependent methyltransferase: MKTTDVPRYTPDWLELREAADAAARSPELLEALGPRLSGPPLVIHDLGCGTGSMGRWLAPRLSGPQLWILHDRDPDLLDRAAVRMPRAATDGSRITVATARGDLSRLTASTLDGASLVTASALLDVLTPEEVDGIAAACAEAECPALLALSVVGRVELTPADPMDAEITEAFNAHQRRGGLVGPDAMAVASEAFTRHGATVRTHASPWVLGAEHSALTAEWLRGWVGAAVDHRPELGAHAEAYLRRRLAMAAAGALRVVVHHHDLLALPAPRTLGAAA; encoded by the coding sequence GTGAAGACGACCGACGTACCGCGTTACACACCCGACTGGCTGGAGCTGCGGGAGGCCGCCGACGCGGCGGCCCGCTCCCCCGAACTCCTCGAGGCGCTCGGCCCCCGGCTGTCCGGCCCGCCGCTGGTGATCCACGACCTGGGCTGCGGCACCGGCTCCATGGGGCGCTGGCTGGCGCCCCGGCTGAGCGGCCCGCAGCTGTGGATCCTGCACGACCGCGACCCCGATCTGCTGGACCGGGCGGCGGTGCGGATGCCCCGGGCCGCCACCGACGGCAGCCGCATCACCGTCGCGACGGCGCGCGGCGACCTCTCCCGGCTGACCGCGAGCACGCTGGACGGCGCCTCGCTGGTGACGGCGTCCGCGCTGCTGGACGTGCTCACCCCCGAGGAGGTGGACGGGATCGCCGCGGCCTGCGCCGAGGCGGAGTGCCCGGCGCTGCTGGCGCTGTCCGTGGTGGGGCGGGTCGAGCTCACCCCGGCCGACCCGATGGACGCGGAGATCACCGAGGCGTTCAACGCCCATCAGCGGCGCGGCGGTCTGGTGGGCCCCGACGCGATGGCGGTGGCCTCCGAGGCGTTCACCCGGCACGGCGCGACGGTACGGACCCACGCCAGCCCCTGGGTGCTGGGCGCCGAGCACTCCGCGCTGACGGCCGAGTGGCTGCGGGGCTGGGTGGGCGCGGCCGTGGACCACCGGCCGGAGCTCGGCGCGCACGCCGAGGCGTATCTGCGCCGCCGGCTGGCGATGGCCGCGGCGGGCGCGCTGCGGGTGGTGGTGCACCACCACGATCTGCTGGCGCTGCCCGCGCCCCGCACACTGGGGGCGGCCGCGTGA
- a CDS encoding glycosyltransferase family 4 protein, whose protein sequence is MTRAAPRTVHFVMPGGVADPAAPSGGNVYDRRICRDLPGSGWRVEEHAIAGDWPQPGPAARAELARLLTALADGTLVLLDGLVACALPYIVVPQAQRLRLSVLVHLPLSDETGLAPGRAEDLKALEGRTLRAVRTVVATSAWAAGRLVDLHGLVPDRVHVAAPGADIAPLASSGGEGSRLLCVASVTPRKGQLRLVEALARIDDLPWSCDLVGSLEQDPEYAARLRKLVGKLGVADRVHLLGPRTGAELDAGYASADAMVLASYAETYGMAVTEALARGIPVLATAVGGVPEAVGQAPDGRVPGILVDPDDPDALTAALRRWLGDPGARRRLTAAAHERRTALAGWENTTRNLAGALEQLRHEPRRAA, encoded by the coding sequence ATGACCCGGGCCGCACCGCGCACGGTGCACTTCGTGATGCCCGGCGGCGTGGCCGATCCGGCCGCGCCGAGCGGCGGCAACGTCTACGACCGGCGGATCTGCCGGGACCTGCCCGGCTCCGGCTGGCGGGTCGAGGAGCACGCCATCGCGGGCGACTGGCCCCAGCCGGGCCCGGCCGCCCGCGCCGAGCTGGCCCGGCTCCTGACCGCGCTGGCGGACGGCACGCTGGTCCTGCTCGACGGGCTGGTGGCCTGTGCGCTCCCGTACATCGTCGTTCCGCAGGCACAGCGGCTGCGGCTGTCGGTGCTGGTGCATCTGCCGCTGAGCGACGAGACCGGGCTGGCCCCCGGCCGGGCCGAGGATCTGAAGGCGCTGGAGGGCCGGACGCTGCGCGCGGTGCGGACCGTGGTGGCCACCAGCGCCTGGGCGGCCGGGCGGCTGGTGGATCTGCACGGGCTGGTCCCGGACCGGGTCCATGTGGCGGCGCCCGGCGCCGACATCGCGCCGCTCGCCTCCTCGGGCGGCGAGGGCTCGCGGCTGCTGTGCGTGGCCTCGGTGACCCCGCGCAAGGGGCAGCTGCGGCTGGTCGAGGCGCTCGCGCGGATCGACGATCTGCCCTGGAGCTGCGACCTCGTGGGCTCCCTCGAGCAGGACCCGGAGTACGCCGCCCGGCTCCGGAAGCTGGTCGGGAAGCTGGGCGTGGCCGACCGGGTGCATCTGCTCGGCCCGAGGACCGGCGCCGAGCTGGACGCCGGCTACGCCTCCGCCGACGCGATGGTGCTCGCCTCGTACGCCGAGACCTACGGCATGGCGGTGACCGAGGCGCTGGCCCGGGGGATCCCGGTGCTGGCCACGGCCGTCGGCGGGGTTCCGGAGGCGGTCGGGCAGGCACCCGACGGCAGGGTGCCGGGCATCCTCGTCGACCCGGACGACCCCGACGCGCTCACCGCGGCGCTGCGCCGCTGGCTGGGCGACCCCGGTGCGCGGCGCCGGCTCACCGCCGCCGCGCACGAGCGGCGCACCGCGCTGGCCGGGTGGGAGAACACCACCCGCAATCTGGCCGGTGCGCTGGAACAGCTCCGACACGAACCGCGGAGGGCCGCGTGA